The Opisthocomus hoazin isolate bOpiHoa1 chromosome W, bOpiHoa1.hap1, whole genome shotgun sequence genome includes a region encoding these proteins:
- the LOC142365705 gene encoding hsp90 co-chaperone Cdc37-like 1 isoform X3 has translation MALWSSSFQGPGSVEDDERELTLTSIQRLSETQSYGQEIELICQKQKEFVKSSVEIKWNLAEAQQKLGSLALHNSESTDQEYAKAQTEASELRKREEEWRRKEEALIQRERHNLWNTDSFSKEVFNKSFISQYKRKEEDEDISKSFIQKHEQKIRYFGMLGRWDDSQRFLSDHPYLVCEETAKYLILWCFHLEAEQKRALMDQIAHQAVVMQFIIEMARNCNVDPRGCFRLFFQKAKAGEEGYLEAFKTELEAFKSRVRICSQSQGFQAMSAQNPSVYTGIVEGLESLSQNANDLQGCTNRSVCNLNSMLQKGEETKMMDTV, from the exons AGCTATGGTCAAGAGATTGAATTAAtttgtcaaaaacaaaaagagtTTGTGAAGAGCTCTGTAGAAATCAAATGGAATCTAGCAGAAGCCCAGCAGAAACTTGGTAGTTTAGCACTGCACAATTCAGAATCCACAGATCAGGAATATGCCAAAGCACAGACTGAAGCTTCAGaactgagaaagagagaggaagagtggagaagaaaagaagaagcgCTAATACAGAGGGAAAGACATAATCTATGGAATACAGATTCTTTTAGTAAGGAGGTATTTAATAAG AGTTTTATTAGTCaatataaaagaaaagaagaagatgaAGATATATCTAAATCATTTATACAGAAGCACGAACAAAAGATTAGATACTTTG GTATGCTGGGCAGATGGGATGACAGTCAAAGATTTTTGTCTGACCACCCGTATCTTGTATGTGAAGAAACAGCTAAATATCTCATCTTATGGTGTTTTCATCTAGAAGCTGAACAG aaaaGAGCTCTGATGGACCAAATAGCACACCAAGCAGTTGTGATGCAGTTTATTATAGAAATGGCCAGAAATTGCAATGTGGATCCAAGAGGCTGTTTTCGTCTATTTTTCCAAAAAGCCAAG GCAGGGGAAGAAGGCTATTTGGAAGCTTTTAAAACTGAGCTTGAAGCATTCAAATCAAGAGTGAGAATCTGTTCACAGTCTCAAGGCTTTCAAGCTATGTCGGCACAGAATCCCAGTGTGTATACTGGTATTGTAGAAGGACTGGAGTCTTTGTCACAG AATGCAAATGATCTACAAGGTTGCACAAACAGAAGTGTCTGCAATTTAAACTCAATGCTACAAAAAGGTGAAGAAACCAAAATGATGGACACAGTATAG